The following are encoded in a window of Haliotis asinina isolate JCU_RB_2024 chromosome 14, JCU_Hal_asi_v2, whole genome shotgun sequence genomic DNA:
- the LOC137261078 gene encoding serine-enriched protein-like, whose protein sequence is MPDMCDVTFLVGKTKVPVHGVKAILATRSRYLYQLVLKHQKQSMQDISKTKKSKKVRESALSQRLPINVPDYQALDFKAFIKFVHSGKARIDLCNVIGLLCSAVEFGFTDLQAACMEFIHRCRGQGQGSVLLDYAWNYQHKLTAQKLICQMSSVTR, encoded by the exons ATGCCTGACATGTGTGATGTCACTTTTCTTGTGGGCAAAACTAAGGTTCCTGTTCATGGCGTCAAGGCCATATTGGCAACGAGAAGCAG ATATCTCTACCAGCTAGTGTTAAAGCACCAAAAACAATCGATGCAAGATATTTCCAAGACGAAAAAATCTAAGAAAGTCAGAGAATCCGCCTTGTCACAGAGACTTCCCATCAACGTTCCTGATTACCAAGCCCTTGACTTCAAGGCATTCATCAAGTTTGTCCACTCGGGAAAGGCAAGAATCGATCTTTGCAACGTGATAG GGCTTCTGTGTTCTGCTGTCGAGTTCGGATTTACTGACCTTCAGGCCGCTTGCATGGAGTTCATACACAGATGtcgaggtcaaggtcaaggttcaGTACTTCTTGATTATGCATGGAACTATCAACACAAATTGACAGCACAGAAACTTATTTGTCAG ATGTCTAGTGTAACAAGGTGA